The Tachysurus vachellii isolate PV-2020 chromosome 15, HZAU_Pvac_v1, whole genome shotgun sequence nucleotide sequence GCTGCCTGTGGCATCATGGGGATTTCACCTCTTGATGAGAAGACAACCGGATAAAACATTTGCATCACTCAGGAGCCAGCTGTAGTTCTGAACATTTGAAGCCACTTAGCCTAGTTGATTCCataccattttatttttctgagagaAAGAACTCAAATTTCCTcgctttgttttgtattatttatagcaGATGTGAACAGATGTGAATTACAGTTTGagtgttgctgcctcacagctccatggTCCCTGGTTCAATCCTACACTTGATTATAGccctgtgtggagtttcacatgttctccatgAGTCCATGCAagttcctccaggttctctggtttccccAAGTACACAAAAAACATACTGCCATGTCGATTAGCCACACCTAATTGCCCTTAGctgtgaaggagtgtgtgaatgtgtgtgcatggttctGTTTGTTAGACTGGCATTATTCCCACTTTGTTTGTGGGATACGCTCCAAACTCCATTACAGCCCTGACCCTGATAAAGCAGTTCCTGAAGATGATTGTGAATGACTTACTGTTTTCATTACTTACAGTTTGATCAACAAACTCCAGCCTGGCTCTGTAAAGAAAATTAACAACTCTAAACTCAACTGGCATAAGGTaaggtagtttttttttttttttgggcaatACCTCTTAAGCATGACTCCAAATTAAATCTTACACCAAAACAGTTTGTGTGCAAAATCATGGCACCAAATCCTCTTTTCTGTGGTTTGCACAGCTTGAGAACCTGAGCAACTTCATCAAAGCCATTCTTGCATATGGCCTGAAGCCAAACGACATATTTGAAGCTAATGACCTGTTTGAAAACGGGAACATGACACAGGTCCAGACCACGCTGCTTGCGCTGGCTAGCATGGTGAGACTGTCACTTTTACACATAATGGAAATCCACGGTAGGATGACCATACAAAGCAATATTGTGGTTTTAGATGCACTGTGTTAACTGATTATTACTTCACATCATTTTCAAAGGGGATGGCATTAAATGACAGCAATGCAATAGGTTTGTACCGTCAGTCAGATATACGGTTAGAAAAATAGCTGTTTTAAACTTAGTAATAGAATACAATCACTCCTCATACTCTTCAGACTGGATTTCTTGACAAATGGCTTTTAATGTATTTGGAGGATGTTTTTCTGAAGCATGATCCGTTGTGGCTGCGCAAGTTGTTTGATCATTAGTAGTTCACACTATCATATCGTATTTAAGATGTCGGAAAACACCTCAAATCTCTGCTTCTCTGAAAAATCCTTTTAAACCTAATCATCTAAGCTTCATTATTCCTTGTTAGATCTTGGAGCTACACCAGGACTAAGTACATAATCTAACTTCCTAATGGAAAACTAATCGAGTCCAAATAGGATTTTATTTACAGCCATATTCCATCACCCcgttttacaaaagaaaaactaGCAAGATAATGTATTCGTATGTTTTTCTTTGCACTCAAGAGTTTTTTTTCGATTCAAAGGCAAAGACCAGAGGCTTGGACACCAAGTCTGATATTGGTGTGAAGTATGCTGACAAGCAGGAACGACGTTTCAACGATGAGCAGTTAAAGGCTGGAAACTGCGTCATTGGCTTACAGGTGTGGCATATCATCataacttatttatttgaataagaGGTGTTGATGCATTCTTGTAccctagtgtgtgaatatttttttattttttttttctttctccaactTCATATTTTCATGAATTGAAGTAGTAACCTTTTCATAACCAGGATTAAAAACTCATTGagattaaatatttctttttttcctctcagctcAGACCTTACGCATGGAACGAGAAATCCATGCGTTGATTGAGAGGAGGATTGTCACGCTCCGTTTCTgacatctatttttattttttttctctttgacaTCTAGATGGGGACAAATAAATGTGCCAGTCAGGCTGGCATGACTGCTTATGGCACCCGAAGACATCTTTATGACCCAAAGACCCAAACGGACAAGCCATATGACCAGACTACCATTAGCCTGCAGATGGGCACCAATAAGGGAGCAAGTCAGGTACATCACTGTCAACAGTTCTGAGCCCACTGTAATTATTACAATCTTGTCTCTGCCTGGACATTTTTGGATTTGTCTACACTGTGGCTAGCATGGTTTTTCACAGCAGGAAGTAACCATGCTCACTCCAACAGACTGGGTGTAGTGGGTGAAGTACATTAGTGACATTTGTGTCACTTTTGATTCCTCACCCAGTGTCTCTTACTTTATTTCACAGTGAACACAGCTCCATGAAAACGTGCAAGATTATGTTTTATATCACCTAAGACTTAACATGCTAATTGGGCATGCAATTACCACAGGCACATAATACACATAATTATCTGAGAAACAGTAAAAGGGAACCCATAACCAATGAACATACATTTACAAGTGTGGCACAATGTCATGGCAGTAATCATTCATCCATAAAGGTCAATTTCCACAGTAATCCGTGAGCGATAGACATGTGTATTTCTATTGGTTTAGATCAGTAGAGAGAAGCTCAAATAAGTGTACTAATCAACATCAGGATTATTGAGAACATCAATTAATGTTGTTTTTCCAATCTTGTCTTTGGCTTTGACTCTAGTCTGGCATGGGCGCCCCCGGCACCCGGCGAGACATCTTCGACCAGAAATTGTCTCAACAGCCGCTTGACAACTCCACCATCTCGCTGCAGATGGGCACCAACAAAACAGCCTCACAGAAGGGCATGAGTGCCTATGGCCTGGGCAGGCAGATCTATGACCCCAAATACTGCCCTGCAACCGGGGAGCCTGGAGCCCACACCAATGGCAGCCAGGGCACAGGCACCACCGGCTCCGAGGTCAGCGACACCGACTACCAGGCTGACTACCAAGCAGAGTACCACCATGAATACCAGCCACAATATGATGAGTACCCTGGCCAATATGACCAGGGCATCGATTATTAGGTGTCTGAATTACAGTGTTGagattaagatttttttttttttcctccttgttTTTGGTTCTTATTTCAACAGAGCAAGATTTCTTTCCTTGCTGGCCTTACAAACTGATGAAGAGGGAGCAAAATGTTGCCTTAGTACTCATTCCTGTGTAGATTGTcagtattgtatttttattttcttaattgtTAAGAATTATGTTTTGGAacatttggttctttttttttaaagccttttttaACCTGGGTGTTTGCGGAATGCCAAGAGTGCAGCCTCTCCCTCAGAGTCTTCTTTGTCCTCATGTAATTTGATTTAGTTTGATTATGAGATGTTCTTCTATTTCTGGCCGTCTCTCATCGTCTCAATACTCTTGGACTCTGAGCTCAAGGACAGTTGGAGGGGCTTGAGTACCTCTTcctgaatgtttgtgttgtttcccATGCCCAGACAGGAAGCTGTCAAGTCTCTAGCTGTTGGTTTTAAACACAAAGCCTCTTTTAGATTCATGTGCccttttaattaatttgatcTAATGGTGGTTTTGTTACTTGTGCCATATCCTTCTCATGTTTTAAGCAACcgttcctttttcttttctattctctccttttgtatttattgCCACTGCCACTTGGTCccatcaaattatttttaaatgaataaatttttaCATATGACATGAAtatactgttttttgttttcataacTAAGGTTATGAAAAACTCTGTCTTTAGAAAAAGTGAACACAAGCATCTTATGCTCAAGTGGATGTTTAAAGATGTCTCTCAGGGACAATATAgctttgcatgtttgtgtgtagacaGGAGAAATAAtccttttgtgtgtctgtccgttTGTGTGCTCATGTACTCTCACATCCAGGTCAATAATCCCAAAATAGTCCTGTTACAGAGGCTCAGTAAGACATGATACGGATGCAAACTGCCCGAAAGGTTCATGGGAAAAGTCCAGTAGCTCAGAGTTTCACCCCtccctcttttttcccccctgagaATAAGCCTTTCTTTGTTCAGCAATTCAAGCCTGATCATAATACAGCTATCAGTTAGAACAGAAGCTGAGCAACAGCACAGGTTCTCCTAGCAACTTGGCCTTTCAGGACAGACCAAATGCCAGGCAAAtgcacaacaacacacacaaaattcttCATTTGGATTTGTGTTGTGGAGCTGCAAACTTCCAGTAATATGGGACCAATGTTATTGTCGTGTTTAGCAAGATAATGTGTCTCCACATGGGGGTGCTATGGTACAGTAGCACTTTTGCTCTACAGGCAAATGATAAAAGCTTTTTATAGATTGTGTATCATTTTAAGAAAATGATGATAAATGCAGCATTAACATCACACGCGTAGctgaagtgtaaaatagatGTATAGTTGTAGATTACTTTTCTTCTTCAAGGTAGGATTAACCAAGCTGTTTTGAACATTATTAAGGTGgttaaaaacattacatttcttttaataCTGGGTCCAATTCCATTAAGCTTGATCTGcaaagctctcacacacacacacacacacacacacacacacaccccacccctcTTGTAAGTATCACTGGTGTTAAGTCTATAGGCCTACATTAATCATATTGAACATTTTATCAGACTTGGCAGCACTGaaggaaaataaagagaaaaagcaaGTGCTTGCATCAAGATTTCAGCGATATTGGAGTTGCTGAATATTTTTGCACCGACCTTGTTCCCACACACCGTGATAAATAGCTGTTAATTTGGTGACAACAATTTTGTCATCGTCTGAGTCTTTCCTAATCGTAGAAGatgatatttctttattttgtcaggTGATTTGAATGCGACTGGTGTGTTTTTTCCGACAGTGGATCGCCCGGAGTTATGTAATGCGTCAAACACCATGTCGTTGTCctccatctttccatccatttCAGAGGTTAGGTTTACCTTTTCATTAGGCTACATTAACAAGTTCAACCTATTTACTGCCACTTTCTATCGACTGCTGCCACAGACTGAGATGTAAGTTACGCTACTTCATATTCCACCAGTGACCCAGGCCAAATACAGACATCATTCAAAATATCAACAGAAATGGGGTCATGGTAGctcattggttaaggtgttgggctactgatcggaaggttgtgagtttgaatcccaccaTGCTCAAGTGTATagatgagataaatgtaagttggtctggataagagcgtcttccaaatgccataaatatcaATCTAGCACGGTGGAAAGAATACATTTTCCGAGACTACTATTAAAAAGAAGTACAATCCCAGGAAAACCGGGACATAAGGCAACTGAGTAAGACATAAAAGTAagtaattaaagtaattaagtaataaagtaattaaaacaCCTGATTCTCTAAATACAAacactattaattaattaaagtaatATCTAAtaagttttttgtttatattttttgtgtttatgtttccaAAGAGTTTACAATAGGAAATGAGTTCTTTGGTTATCTGCATCTGTCTCGTCGCCTGTATGAAGACattcacattatttacactattCACTGTTTATTCttcgaaataaataaaatgcggTGCATCACTCAGATATTTTAACAGCTGGTATTTGATTACAGACTGAATTGATTAGGCGTATGTCAgtttcatcacttttttttaaaaaaaaataaaggctatccattaaaaaataataatcaaatgaCAATATTAAAATGAGTTTCCATGTcctttttgttaaatatataattaggtGTATCAGTTTGTTATAGCCAGCAAAACCtgacaataataatgacaaaaCTTTAATAATGAACACTTTGGCAAAACCTgatttttcccttctttttttatGCTGTTTGCCAGAATCCATTAAGAGTTACAGGATTTTATCTCCATCTGCCCCAAGTAGGAAGGTTTGTACAGCACTATTTTAAAGCAGTAGCGTGATACACTGTTTGATTCCCTGCTGAGCAAAAGAGCACCATCTGAGAACAGCCGGCTGTGGTTTCGGTAAATAAGAATGAATTTGCTTTGTACTTAGTGAGGAATATTTTCCACTTGTGGCTTAAAGGGAATTCCTCTCAGTACACTAAACTGCTAAAGGACTGAAaacatcactcactctctcttaagCCCCTCTACTGTATCTCACTTTCTTCCATTCAGCCTCTATATCTTTGACTGGTTTTAATTTAAGTAGAAAGTATTACCTCTTCTATAGTGCTTAGAAATCTATGAAAATCTAGAAGTCTGTGAAATTAAGTTCTGCTTTAAAAGTCTGTCTGAAGTTCGCAGATGTGTTTGAGTTCATAATGGAAAATGTCAACCGCACAGGATTATGTGTGATTACCATAAAGAAGAACTTTTCCACAGGCAGAAAAGAAGTGCAGACTTTTGAAATGTGTTACTGTAGAATAGTTTAATCAAGAGAATTTGCAAATTAAGGTCTAGATTGGTAGAAATCATCAGACGTTTCTGAAGAAGGCGTGTATGGTTAAACAATAACCGTCTATTTGTATTAGTCAGAGCACAGACGCCACAAAACATTCAACCGTCACACATCAGAAGTcatgtttttctgtatttctccAGAAGGTTCAAGTCATCCTGAGCTCTCTGTATATATTCACATTATTATTTGTGGATTTTACCTTAGAATTCCATTATCAGCAGACGTACAGGAAGATAATTTAATTAAGATAATGTGAAATTTCTCTGAGCTGAAATTACATCTGTTACAGATAagatacagtttaaaaaaaaaaaaatcatca carries:
- the LOC132858120 gene encoding calponin-3-like, with protein sequence MAQFNKGPAYGLSAEVRNKIAQKYDPLKEEELRIWIEEVTGMPIGENFQQGLKDGVILCDLINKLQPGSVKKINNSKLNWHKLENLSNFIKAILAYGLKPNDIFEANDLFENGNMTQVQTTLLALASMAKTRGLDTKSDIGVKYADKQERRFNDEQLKAGNCVIGLQMGTNKCASQAGMTAYGTRRHLYDPKTQTDKPYDQTTISLQMGTNKGASQSGMGAPGTRRDIFDQKLSQQPLDNSTISLQMGTNKTASQKGMSAYGLGRQIYDPKYCPATGEPGAHTNGSQGTGTTGSEVSDTDYQADYQAEYHHEYQPQYDEYPGQYDQGIDY